The DNA region AAAGCAGGCGTATTGAGGATGCTCGAGGTCCTGGGGTATTCGGACGTGGAGATCGTGGAGTATAGAGAGGCCCTAGAGAGGTACGGGCAGGCGGGTATCCTGTCTTTGGACGGGACCTGGGATGTCGTGTCAGGTAGCGACCTCATGCTCCGGTCCGCCCTCGAGGTGGCTGACCTCCCGCCTCTGATCCACTGGGCTCAGTTTGCCCTGCGTATGGATCTATCGGCAGCGGAGCGTCCAGGCTGGGCGGAGGAGGTCCGGTGGGCCGTTGGCGAGATGAAGCCCGCCAGGTCTTGGCCTGTCTGGTGGTACTGGATCGCTCTAGAGTTGGGTCTGGAGATAAAAACATGGCATCGGCTTGACCTAGCGAAGGATATCCGTATCCGATATCCCTGGTGTTGGTCTCCTCTGGACGGTAGCTGGAGCATCGGCAGTGACGGGAGGCTCTTGGGGCTCGACGGGCAGGTGCTGGATGGGCGCTGGCGTTTGGGCGACTCTGCCCCTGCGGTGTACGACCGATTTGTCCGTGCCTGTGGGGTGGTGGTAGGCAAGAGCCTGGGCAAGAGGGCCTACGCCTCTTTAGGGAGGCATAGACAGATAGTGGAGTCGCCTACACCCCTGTCTCTAGATGGATCATGGACGTTGGACGAAGCCCCCCGGTGCGTGGCCGCATCCAGGCAGTCTGTCCGTATCACGTCGTTATCTTCTGCCCGGCCTGTAGTAGGGAGGCATGGTGGTCGCTTAGGGACAACCATAAGATACCCTGCGTCGCCTCGGTTGCTGGATAGGGCTCATGTGCTGGATGGTAGTTGGGGCATGGATGGTCGGAATATCAGGCCTTGCGGCATCAAAAAAATGACGATGGATGGCAGCTGGAGGATCGAATCGGATCCCCCAGCTTTTTTGTGCCGGTCAGCATCCGGTGGCGGCAAGGAGATCCATGTTCCGTTACGGGGGGCATGGATCGGAGAGAAGGCACCTCGGCTTGGATATTTTTGGGCTAGAGGGCTGGACGGATCCTGGGGTGTCGGGCAGGGCAGGCCACTGGACGGGTCCTGGCGGCTGAATGGACCGTACATGGGGCCAGTTCCTATAGTAGGGGAGAACGTCAGGAAGCTGGATGGATCGTGGCAGGTAGGGAGCATCAGCAGAAATCTGGATGAATCGTGGTTGATCGGCAACGATGGCCCCGGCTGTAGCGCAGTGGTCGCTATCCGCAACTAGGAAGGAGGGCGCTATATGGGTTTAGGAGTAACGACATATGGGTTCCGGCGCCGACTAGCTCAGCACTTGGCT from Dethiosulfovibrio salsuginis includes:
- a CDS encoding phage tail protein I, which encodes MSDLHLLPGNATSQEKSLSLCIGRKIAAEAIRNIKSPELAPVEILPYLAWERHVDLWRSEFPENIKRGLVAKSAQWHRLKGTKAGVLRMLEVLGYSDVEIVEYREALERYGQAGILSLDGTWDVVSGSDLMLRSALEVADLPPLIHWAQFALRMDLSAAERPGWAEEVRWAVGEMKPARSWPVWWYWIALELGLEIKTWHRLDLAKDIRIRYPWCWSPLDGSWSIGSDGRLLGLDGQVLDGRWRLGDSAPAVYDRFVRACGVVVGKSLGKRAYASLGRHRQIVESPTPLSLDGSWTLDEAPRCVAASRQSVRITSLSSARPVVGRHGGRLGTTIRYPASPRLLDRAHVLDGSWGMDGRNIRPCGIKKMTMDGSWRIESDPPAFLCRSASGGGKEIHVPLRGAWIGEKAPRLGYFWARGLDGSWGVGQGRPLDGSWRLNGPYMGPVPIVGENVRKLDGSWQVGSISRNLDESWLIGNDGPGCSAVVAIRN